In one Roseburia intestinalis L1-82 genomic region, the following are encoded:
- a CDS encoding chloride channel protein, whose translation MENKSQTIVLSLKYVLLAILTGVLVGIIDTVFGRGLLTISDFRTGHYLYLIPFLPFAGLLITWLYYHFSETSLKGMTLVFETGQKKREDIPLLLIPLVMSGTWITHLFGGSAGREGVAVQIGAVLSHVLGRRFHLPKDSRVMLITGMAAGFGGLFQTPLTAVFFSMEVIVAGKIQYEALLPALIASYTAAYTSHTLGLEKLYVPLKDTLEISDAGMAVRLIVLGIIFGLTGRLFSFLLAKSKKFFGEKIKNPYFRIGVISIPLALILFLLYNGRYSGLGTNLISAAFSGGMIYSYDWILKLLLTILTLAIGYQGGEVTPLFSIGASLGIVLGGILSISPVHCAALGYAAVFAGATNTLLAPVLIGLEVFGANDMVPFLIVCIFAYLVNGDKSIYGAQEVRK comes from the coding sequence ATGGAAAACAAATCACAAACGATTGTTTTATCTCTGAAATATGTATTGCTTGCCATTTTAACCGGTGTACTGGTTGGAATCATTGATACAGTATTTGGCAGAGGACTACTGACAATTTCTGATTTTCGGACAGGCCATTATTTGTATCTGATACCGTTTCTGCCGTTTGCTGGTCTTTTGATCACATGGCTGTATTATCATTTCAGCGAGACAAGCTTAAAGGGGATGACATTAGTATTTGAGACGGGACAGAAAAAAAGAGAGGATATTCCGTTGTTGTTAATTCCTCTGGTCATGTCTGGAACCTGGATCACGCATTTATTCGGAGGAAGTGCCGGCCGCGAAGGCGTCGCCGTGCAGATCGGTGCAGTGTTATCACATGTACTTGGGCGCAGATTTCATCTTCCAAAAGACAGCCGCGTTATGCTGATTACCGGTATGGCGGCGGGGTTCGGTGGTTTGTTTCAGACGCCGCTTACAGCCGTATTTTTTTCCATGGAAGTGATCGTTGCAGGAAAAATACAGTATGAAGCACTGCTGCCGGCACTGATTGCTTCATATACAGCTGCTTATACTTCCCATACACTGGGGCTGGAAAAATTATATGTGCCGCTTAAGGATACACTTGAGATATCAGATGCTGGTATGGCTGTCCGGCTCATTGTGCTTGGAATCATTTTTGGACTGACCGGACGGCTGTTTTCGTTTCTGCTTGCAAAATCAAAAAAGTTTTTCGGAGAAAAAATCAAAAATCCATATTTCAGGATAGGTGTTATTTCCATCCCGTTAGCACTGATTTTGTTTCTGCTTTACAACGGAAGATACAGCGGACTTGGAACCAATCTGATCTCGGCAGCATTTTCTGGCGGAATGATTTATTCTTATGACTGGATCTTAAAACTGCTGCTGACAATTTTAACTCTTGCAATCGGATATCAGGGTGGGGAGGTTACACCGTTATTTTCCATTGGTGCATCGCTTGGAATTGTTTTAGGGGGAATTCTTTCCATTTCGCCGGTTCACTGTGCGGCACTCGGATACGCAGCTGTATTTGCAGGTGCAACGAACACACTGCTTGCGCCGGTGTTGATCGGACTTGAAGTATTTGGAGCAAATGATATGGTGCCGTTTCTGATCGTATGCATTTTTGCTTATCTGGTGAACGGGGATAAATCTATTTATGGAGCGCAGGAAGTGAGAAAGTAA
- a CDS encoding CAP domain-containing protein, whose protein sequence is MKKQTILAFTTALGIAMSVSAPVEAASANRVNISVYEKDCTTNQWNSVETGSINDVLKKICDRFPAIVLPGDCIPEIPEDDKEEQTPDTSEKPDTSEKPGTPEKPDTSEKPEESQPGGTESGGNSTTDSEQPKDDVTENFYAKQVLKLVNTERKKAGLTELTWDDTVATAAMTRSKEIEKSFSHTRPDGRNFGTAITDLGITYRRAGENIAWGQKTPEAVMNAWMNSEGHRANILNPNFKKLGVGYRTDSQRTPYWTQLFTY, encoded by the coding sequence ATGAAGAAACAGACAATACTAGCATTTACAACGGCACTTGGAATTGCGATGAGCGTATCTGCACCGGTAGAGGCAGCGTCCGCTAACCGTGTGAACATCTCAGTTTATGAGAAGGACTGCACAACAAATCAGTGGAACTCTGTTGAGACAGGTTCTATCAATGATGTATTGAAAAAAATATGTGATCGTTTTCCGGCAATCGTTTTACCGGGAGACTGCATACCGGAAATTCCAGAAGACGACAAAGAAGAGCAGACACCGGATACGTCAGAGAAACCAGACACATCGGAAAAGCCGGGTACACCAGAAAAACCAGACACATCAGAAAAGCCGGAAGAAAGTCAGCCGGGCGGTACTGAATCAGGTGGGAACAGTACTACAGACAGTGAACAGCCGAAAGATGATGTAACGGAAAATTTCTATGCAAAACAGGTTTTAAAACTGGTCAACACAGAGCGGAAAAAGGCCGGCTTAACGGAACTTACATGGGATGATACAGTTGCGACTGCCGCAATGACACGTTCAAAAGAAATTGAAAAATCATTTTCCCATACCAGACCGGATGGAAGAAATTTTGGAACGGCGATCACAGATCTTGGTATCACTTATCGCAGAGCCGGGGAAAATATCGCATGGGGTCAGAAAACACCGGAAGCGGTTATGAATGCATGGATGAACAGTGAAGGGCACCGTGCGAATATCTTAAACCCGAACTTTAAGAAGCTTGGTGTCGGTTACCGTACAGATAGTCAGAGAACGCCGTACTGGACGCAGTTGTTTACTTATTAG
- a CDS encoding FAD binding domain-containing protein, translating to MLTINEYRKVESLEEAYELNQKKNNKIIAGGVWMKIGDRRIATAIDLSGLGLDQITETDTEFVIGAMTTLREIEKHAGLAAYTDGAIRESVRHIVGVQFRNCATVGGSIFGRFGFSDVLTVFLAMDTQVELYHAGMVSLKEFIDMPYDNDILVALHVAKKPIRIAYLSQRNTATDFPVVACAVSEYDGSLHVSIGARPVHARLVELPLGSGEPDGFGKQLPEGFEKDEALVKELATWCADQFTYGSNRRAGADYRKHVAGVLIRRAICSLEK from the coding sequence ATGTTAACGATCAATGAATACCGCAAGGTAGAAAGTTTAGAAGAAGCGTATGAGCTGAATCAGAAAAAGAATAATAAGATCATCGCAGGCGGTGTCTGGATGAAGATCGGTGACCGGAGAATTGCGACGGCAATCGATCTGTCAGGGCTTGGGCTGGATCAGATCACCGAGACGGATACAGAGTTTGTCATCGGTGCCATGACAACACTGCGTGAGATAGAAAAACATGCGGGACTTGCCGCATATACAGACGGAGCCATCCGTGAAAGTGTCCGCCATATTGTCGGTGTACAGTTCCGCAACTGTGCAACCGTAGGTGGAAGTATTTTCGGACGTTTTGGTTTTTCCGATGTACTGACCGTATTTCTGGCAATGGATACCCAGGTAGAGCTGTATCATGCAGGTATGGTTTCCTTAAAAGAATTTATTGATATGCCATATGATAATGATATTTTAGTAGCTCTGCATGTGGCAAAAAAGCCGATCCGCATTGCCTATTTAAGCCAGCGCAATACGGCTACCGATTTTCCGGTGGTTGCCTGTGCAGTGTCTGAATATGATGGCAGTCTGCATGTGAGTATCGGAGCAAGACCGGTTCATGCCAGATTGGTAGAGCTGCCGCTCGGTTCCGGTGAACCGGATGGTTTTGGAAAGCAGCTTCCGGAAGGATTTGAAAAAGATGAGGCACTGGTAAAGGAACTTGCAACCTGGTGCGCAGATCAGTTTACTTATGGCAGCAACCGCAGAGCCGGAGCTGATTACCGAAAACATGTTGCTGGCGTGCTGATCCGCAGAGCAATCTGTTCTTTGGAAAAATAA
- a CDS encoding endonuclease III domain-containing protein, which translates to MRKKELAKEVIERLKKEYPDAGCSLEYDQAWKLLVSVRLAAQCTDARVNIVVEKLYEKFPDVKALAEAPVEEIEEIVRPCGLGKSKARDISACMKILWEQYGGNVPEDFDSLLKLPGVGRKSANLIMGDVFGKPAIVTDTHCIRLANRIGLVDGIKEPKKVEMALWKIIPPEEGNDLCHRFVYHGREVCTARTKPYCDRCCLNDVCKKTGVE; encoded by the coding sequence ATGAGAAAGAAAGAACTTGCCAAAGAAGTGATCGAGCGTCTGAAAAAAGAATACCCGGATGCCGGATGCAGTCTCGAATATGACCAGGCGTGGAAACTTCTGGTCAGTGTCCGCTTGGCGGCACAGTGTACCGATGCAAGGGTAAATATCGTTGTAGAAAAATTATATGAAAAATTTCCGGATGTGAAAGCACTTGCCGAAGCACCGGTGGAAGAAATTGAAGAAATTGTAAGACCGTGCGGACTTGGAAAAAGCAAGGCACGGGATATCAGTGCATGTATGAAGATTTTATGGGAGCAGTACGGTGGAAATGTGCCGGAAGATTTTGACTCCCTTTTAAAACTTCCGGGTGTGGGAAGAAAGAGTGCGAACCTGATCATGGGAGATGTCTTTGGAAAACCTGCAATCGTAACTGACACACACTGTATCCGCCTTGCAAACCGTATTGGTCTTGTCGATGGAATCAAAGAACCCAAAAAAGTAGAGATGGCACTCTGGAAGATCATTCCGCCGGAGGAAGGGAATGATCTGTGTCACCGTTTTGTGTATCATGGACGTGAAGTATGTACGGCGCGGACAAAACCGTATTGTGACCGCTGTTGTCTGAACGATGTCTGTAAAAAGACGGGAGTGGAGTAA
- a CDS encoding sodium/proline symporter — protein sequence MTGQTIGLLLVMIIYLILMVGIGVLYSKKNNDVSDFYLGGRKLGPIVTAMSAEASDMSSWLLMGLPGVAYLSGCAEAGWTAIGLAIGTYLNWLIVAKRLRRYTHKANNSITLPAFFENRYRDKSHALMAISAIMIVIFFVPYTASGFAACGKLFSTLFGVSYLPAMIISAIVIVLYTTLGGFLAASMTDLIQSIIMTIALFIVVIFGIHTAGGFDAIIANAKSMNGYLSLFSSYDPAAGASVPYKSLTIASTLAWGLGYFGMPHILLRFMGIEDENKLKTSRRIASVWVVISMFVAIFIGIIGSAMTKAGALALFENSAQSETLIVRTAVLLSNHGVLSVIMAGLILAGILASTMSTSDSQLLAASSCVSQNLFCDCMGLKLSKKSSMLMARLTVVVIAIIGVFLARNPNSSVFRIVSFAWAGFGATFGAVMLFSLFWKRTNRNGALAGMIVGGVMVFIWKYLIAPLGGLFGIYELLPAFLCSAAAIVVVSLLTAPPSQEIVDEFESV from the coding sequence ATGACAGGACAGACAATAGGACTGCTTCTCGTCATGATCATTTATCTGATCCTGATGGTTGGCATTGGTGTACTCTATTCCAAAAAGAACAATGATGTTTCTGATTTTTATCTGGGTGGCCGTAAACTCGGGCCGATTGTAACTGCAATGAGTGCGGAAGCATCTGACATGAGCAGCTGGCTTTTGATGGGACTGCCCGGTGTTGCGTATCTTTCCGGTTGTGCTGAGGCCGGCTGGACTGCGATCGGGCTTGCAATCGGTACCTATCTCAACTGGCTGATCGTTGCAAAACGCCTGCGCCGTTATACCCACAAAGCAAACAATTCCATCACGCTGCCGGCTTTTTTCGAAAACAGATACCGTGATAAAAGCCATGCACTGATGGCAATTTCTGCAATTATGATCGTGATTTTCTTTGTGCCGTATACCGCTTCCGGTTTTGCTGCATGTGGTAAATTGTTTTCTACACTGTTTGGTGTTTCCTATCTTCCGGCAATGATTATCAGCGCGATCGTCATTGTTTTGTACACCACTCTTGGTGGATTCCTTGCCGCAAGCATGACGGATCTGATTCAGAGTATCATCATGACAATTGCACTCTTTATCGTTGTAATTTTCGGTATCCACACTGCCGGAGGATTTGATGCCATTATTGCGAACGCAAAATCCATGAACGGATATTTAAGTCTTTTTTCTTCCTATGACCCTGCAGCCGGCGCATCCGTTCCATACAAAAGTCTTACCATTGCATCAACACTTGCATGGGGACTCGGATATTTTGGCATGCCGCATATCCTGCTTCGTTTTATGGGAATCGAGGATGAGAACAAATTAAAAACCTCCAGAAGGATTGCATCCGTATGGGTTGTTATTTCCATGTTTGTTGCCATTTTTATCGGTATTATCGGTTCTGCAATGACCAAAGCCGGTGCCCTTGCGTTATTTGAGAATTCGGCTCAGTCTGAGACACTGATTGTCAGAACAGCTGTCCTTTTAAGTAATCACGGTGTTTTATCCGTTATCATGGCTGGACTTATTCTTGCCGGAATCCTTGCAAGTACCATGTCAACTTCGGATTCACAGCTTTTGGCTGCATCCTCATGTGTTTCACAAAACCTGTTCTGTGATTGCATGGGATTAAAGCTTTCCAAAAAATCTTCCATGCTTATGGCAAGACTTACAGTTGTTGTGATCGCCATTATCGGTGTTTTCCTTGCCAGAAACCCAAACAGTTCTGTATTCCGCATCGTATCTTTCGCCTGGGCAGGATTTGGTGCGACTTTCGGTGCTGTCATGCTGTTTTCATTATTCTGGAAACGTACCAATCGAAATGGTGCACTTGCCGGAATGATTGTCGGTGGCGTTATGGTATTTATATGGAAATATCTGATTGCCCCACTTGGAGGCCTGTTTGGAATTTATGAACTGCTTCCGGCATTTTTATGTTCTGCAGCTGCGATCGTTGTTGTCAGTCTTTTGACTGCACCACCTTCACAGGAGATCGTTGATGAGTTTGAGAGTGTATAA
- a CDS encoding (2Fe-2S)-binding protein, protein MKIHVWLNEHEITREIAADLPLLEFVRSEGCYSVKRGCETSNCGLCTVWIDHKPVLSCSVLAARADGTHITTLEGVEDRAKEFGTYLAKQGGEQCGFCNPGFIMNVLAMEDELENPTEEDMKEYLAGNLCRCSGYESQLRAVKEYLKFKMEGKA, encoded by the coding sequence ATGAAAATACATGTATGGCTGAATGAGCATGAAATCACACGCGAGATAGCAGCAGATCTGCCGCTGTTAGAATTTGTCCGGTCAGAGGGCTGTTACAGTGTAAAAAGAGGATGTGAGACCTCAAACTGCGGTCTCTGTACCGTGTGGATCGACCACAAACCGGTGCTTTCCTGTTCCGTGTTAGCGGCAAGGGCAGACGGTACACATATCACAACCTTAGAGGGAGTGGAAGATCGTGCAAAAGAATTTGGCACTTATCTCGCAAAACAGGGCGGCGAGCAGTGCGGCTTCTGCAATCCGGGATTTATCATGAATGTACTTGCGATGGAGGATGAGTTGGAAAACCCGACGGAGGAGGATATGAAGGAATATCTTGCCGGAAATCTCTGCAGATGCAGCGGATATGAGAGCCAGCTTCGTGCAGTCAAAGAATACCTGAAGTTTAAAATGGAGGGAAAAGCATGA